From a region of the bacterium genome:
- a CDS encoding VOC family protein: MRLEGLDHMAISVADPEASAAWYEEVLGLERRHEHVWGDFPIFMMTGVSGLAIFPQRRASQEHVRYHGVSEFRHVAFRADRENFDRARRELAARGIATEFEDHQISHSIYFDDPDGFHLEITTYDLPEKGV, from the coding sequence ATGAGACTCGAGGGACTCGATCACATGGCAATTTCGGTCGCCGATCCGGAGGCCTCGGCAGCTTGGTACGAGGAAGTGCTGGGTCTGGAGCGTCGCCACGAACACGTTTGGGGTGACTTTCCGATCTTCATGATGACCGGGGTCTCGGGACTGGCGATTTTTCCGCAGCGGCGGGCGTCACAAGAGCATGTGCGGTACCACGGAGTGTCCGAGTTTCGTCACGTCGCCTTCCGTGCCGATCGAGAGAACTTCGACCGGGCGCGCAGGGAACTGGCAGCAAGGGGTATCGCCACCGAGTTCGAGGATCATCAGATATCCCATTCCATCTATTTCGATGATCCGGACGGCTTCCACCTCGAGATCACGACCTACGATTTGCCCGAAAAGGGGGTATGA